In the Peromyscus maniculatus bairdii isolate BWxNUB_F1_BW_parent chromosome 20, HU_Pman_BW_mat_3.1, whole genome shotgun sequence genome, one interval contains:
- the Tns2 gene encoding tensin-2 isoform X4 produces the protein MRKFCEDKVATELQPSQRRYVSYFSGLLSGSIRMNSSPLFLHYVFLPVLPAFEPSTGFQPFLKIYQSMQLVYTSGVYHIAGPGPQQLCISLEPALLLKGDVMVTCYHKGGQGTDRTLVFRVQFHTCTIHGSRLTFPKDQLDEAWADERFPFQASVEFVFSSSPEKVKGSTPRNDPSVSVDYNTTEPAVRWDSYENFNQRHEDSVDGSLAHTRGPLDGSPYAQVQRVPRQTPPAPSPELPPPPMLSVSSDSGHSSTLTTEPTAESPGRPPPTAAERQELDRLLGGCGVASGGRGAGRETAILDDEEQPSVGGGLHPGVYPGHRPGLSRHCSCRQGYREPCAVPNGGYYRPEGTLERRRLPYGGYEGHPQSYTDASVEKRRLCRSLSEGPYPYASELGKPANGDFGYRSAGYREVVILEDPGAPALCSCPACEEKLALPTAALYGLRLEREAGEGWASEAGKPLLHPVRPGHPLPLLVPACGHHHAPMPDYSCLKPPKVGEEGRDGCSYAMCPEGRYGHPGYPALLAYGYGGAVPSYCPAYGRAPHSCGSPGEGRGYPSPGAHSPRAGSVSPGSPPYLQSRKLGYEIPAEDGRDKYPLPGHLAATGPLTATESPELSWRDGSSGHTTLPRSPRDAQCGASSELSGPSTPLHTSSPVQGKESARRPDTRSPSLAPTQRLSPGEASPPAVQGGTEKAPELLASSRPEPPDPSPFSQTSPPSSPNGWPQERSPGGHSNSASPRGPVPTTLPGLRHAPWRGPPDSPDGSPLTPVPTQMPWLVASPEPPQSSPTPAFPLAASYDASGPPQPPLPEKRHMPGPGQQPSPPARAASQHVTFAPPLPDVTQPPEHPLQENQSNAKFVQDTSKFWYKPHLSRDQAIALLKEKDPGAFLIRDSHSFQGAYGLALKVATPPPSAQPWKGDPSEQLVRHFLIETGPKGVKIKGCPTEPYFGSLSALVSQHSISPISLPCCLQIPSKDPLEEAPEAPVPTNMSTAADLLRQGAACSVLYLTSVETESLTGPQAVARASSAALGCSPSPVPATVHFKVSAQGITLTDNQRKLFFRRHYPVNSITFSSTDPQDRRWTNPDGTTSKIFGFVAKKPGSPWENVCHLFAELDPDQPASAIVTFITKVLLGQRK, from the exons gCTTCCAGCCCTTCCTCAAGATCTACCAATCTATGCAGCTGGTCTACACGTCTGGAGTCTA CCACATTGCAGGCCCAGGACCCCAGCAACTCTGCATCAGTCTAGAGCCAGCTCTCCTCCTCAAAGGCGATGTCATG GTAACCTGCTACCACAAGGGTGGCCAGGGCACGGACCGGACCCTTGTGTTCCGGGTTCAGTTCCACACGTGTACCATCCATGGATCACGGCTCACCTTCCCCAAGGACCAACTAGATGAGGCCTGGGCTG aCGAGCGGTTCCCTTTCCAAGCCTCAGTGGAGTTTGTCTTCTCCTCCAGCCCTGAGAAGGTCAAAG GCAGTACCCCACGGAACGACCCCTCTGTCTCGGTGGATTACAACACAACAGAGCCCGCCGTACGCTGGGACTCCTACGAGAATTTCAACCAGCGCCACGAGGACAGCGTGGATG GCTCCTTGGCCCACACCAGGGGCCCCCTGGATGGCAGTCCTTACGCCCAGGTGCAGCGGGTCCCCCGCCAGACTCCACCGGCACCGTCTCCagagctccccccaccccccatgctcTCTGTCAGCAGTGACTCCGGCCACTCATCCACACTCACCACAGAACCCACAGCAGAATCCCCTGGCCGACCACCCCCGACCGCCGCGGAACGTCAGGAGCTGGATCGTCTGCTGGGGGGCTGTGGCGTGGCCAGCGGGGGCCGTGGAGCTGGGCGTGAGACCGCCATCCTCGACGACGAAGAGCAGCCCTCTGTAGGTGGGGGCCTGCACCCTGGGGTGTATCCGGGCCACAGGCCTGGCCTCAGCCGTCACTGTTCCTGCCGGCAAGGTTACCGGGAGCCTTGTGCAGTCCCCAATGGGGGCTACTACCGGCCTGAGGGGACCCTGGAGAGACGAAGACTGCCCTATGGGGGCTATGAGGGGCACCCCCAGAGCTACACAGACGCCTCTGTGGAGAAGAGGCGCCTCTGCAGGTCGCTGTCGGAAGGGCCATACCCCTACGCCTCTGAGCTAGGGAAACCGGCCAACGGGGACTTTGGCTACCGCTCAGCAGGCTACCGGGAGGTGGTGATCCTGGAGGACCCCGGAGCACCTGCTTTATGCTCATGCCCAGCCTGTGAGGAGAAGCTGGCACTGCCCACGGCAGCCCTGTATGGACTGCGACtagagagggaggctggagaggggtGGGCCAGCGAAGCAGGCAAGCCTCTCCTGCACCCAGTGAGGCCCGGACACCCGTTGCCTCTGCTGGTGCCTGCCTGTGGGCATCACCATGCCCCGATGCCTGACTACAGCTGCCTGAAGCCACCCAAGGTGGGTGAAGAAGGGCGTGATGGCTGTTCTTATGCCATGTGCCCCGAAGGCAGGTATGGGCACCCAGGGTACCCTGCCCTGCTAGCCTATGGCTATGGGGGAGCCGTTCCCAGCTACTGCCCAGCGTATGGCCGGGCACCTCACAGTTGTGGATCCCCAGGCGAGGGCAGAGGGTACCCTAGCCCCGGTGCCCACTCACCACGGGCGGGCTCTGTGTCCCCGGGAAGCCCACCCTACCTGCAGTCCAGGAAGCTGGGCTATGAGATCCCCGCAGAGGATGGAAGGGACAAGTACCCGTTGCCTGGGCACCTGGCCGCAACAGGACCCTTGACAGCCACAG AGTCACCTGAGCTttcctggagggatggctccagTGGGCACACCACACTGCCTCGGTCTCCCCGAGATGCCCAGTGCGGTGCCTCTTCGGAGCTCTCCGGTCCCTCCACGCCCCTGCACACCAGCAGCCCAGTCCAGGGCAAAGAAAG TGCCCGACGGCCAGACACCAGGTCTCCCTCCTTGGCCCCAACTCAGAGACTGAGTCCTGGCGAGGCCTCGcctcctgctgtccagggaggcACTGAGAAGGCCCCTGAGCTGCTGGCCAGCAGCCGGCCCGAGCCACCAGACCCTAGCCCTTTCTCCCAGACCTCCCCACCCAGCTCACCCAACGGCTGGCCTCAGGAAAGGAGCCCAGGGGGTCACTCCAACAGTGCCAGCCCTCGAGGGCCTGTGCCAACCACCTTGCCCGGACTCCGCCATGCCCCCTGGCGGGGCCCCCCAGACAGCCCCGATGGCTCCCCCCTTACTCCTGTGCCTACCCAGATGCCTTGGCTTGTGGCCAGCCCAGAGCCACCCCAGAGCTCGCCCACGCCCGCCTTCCCACTGGCTGCCTCCTATGATGCCAGTGGTCCCCCTCAGCCACCTCTCCCTGAAAAACGACACATGCCTGGGCCTGGGCAGCAGCCATCGCCACCAGCCAGGGCTGCCAGTCAACACGTCACCTTTGCGCCTCCTCTCCCAGACGTCACCCAACCCCCAG AGCACCCTTTACAAGAGAACCAAAGCAATGCCAAGTTCGTCCAGGACACATCCAAGTTTTGGTACAAGCCGCACCTGTCCCGGGACCAAG CCATTGCCCTGCTGAAAGAAAAGGACCCTGGGGCCTTCCTGATCAGGGACAGCCATTCATTCCAAGGAGCCTATGGGCTAGCCCTCAAGGTGGCTACACCCCCACCCAGCGCCCAGCCCTGGAAAG GGGACCCCTCAGAACAGCTGGTTCGTCATTTCCTCATTGAGACTGGGCCCAAAGGCGTGAAGATCAAGGGTTGTCCCACTGAGCCCTATTTCG GCAGCCTCTCTGCCCTGGTCTCTCAACACTCCATCTCTCCCATCTCCCTGCCCTGCTGTCTGCAAATTCCCAGTAAAG atcctctggaagaagccCCCGAGGCCCCTGTACCCACCAACATGAGCACAGCAGCAGACCTCCTGCGTCAGGGAGCAG CCTGCAGTGTGCTCTACCTGACCTCCGTGGAGACAGAGTCACTGACGGGACCTCAAGCTgtggccagggccagctctgcagCTCTGGGCTGCAGCCCCAGCCCGGTCCCAGCCACTGTCCATTTCAAGGTTTCAGCTCAAGGCATCACACTGACAGACAACCAGAGGAA GCTCTTCTTTCGCCGCCATTACCCAGTGAACAGCATCACCTTCTCTAGCACTGACCCCCAGGACCGCAG aTGGACCAACCCAGATGGAACCACCTCCAA GATCTTTGGCTTCGTGGCCAAGAAGCCAGGGAGTCCCTGGGAAAACGTGTGCCACCTCTTTGCGGAGCTGGACCCGGACCAGCCAGCCAGTGCAATCGTCACCTTCATCACCAAAGTCCTCCTGGGCCAGAGAAAGTGA